One region of Clostridiales bacterium genomic DNA includes:
- the xseB gene encoding exodeoxyribonuclease VII small subunit, which produces MAKQKLTFEASMQRLDEIVKQLEKGDVPLDASLALFEEGSRLLAACNEMLDTAEQKVVQLKKGSDGAPVELPFETEE; this is translated from the coding sequence ATGGCAAAACAGAAACTGACCTTTGAAGCGTCCATGCAGCGGCTGGATGAGATCGTCAAGCAGCTGGAAAAGGGCGATGTGCCGCTCGATGCGTCGCTGGCGCTGTTTGAGGAAGGATCGCGCCTGCTTGCGGCCTGCAATGAAATGCTGGACACGGCGGAACAGAAGGTCGTGCAGCTCAAAAAAGGGAGCGACGGCGCGCCTGTCGAGCTCCCGTTTGAAACTGAGGAATAA
- the xseA gene encoding exodeoxyribonuclease VII large subunit, giving the protein MARTSFTVTELNAHIKQLLDADALLGNVCVTGELSNYKVYPSGHHYFTLKDAESSLRCVMFRSSAQSLRFRPASGMSVAAIGRIAVYPRDGAYQLYCTRLIPGGVGDLYAAYEQLKEQLQKEGLFDRAHKKPLPLFPQRIAVITSAAGAAVRDIIRVLGKRWPASEVVLLPVRVQGTEAPAEIAGAIRYANRYRVGDLIITGRGGGSIEDLWAFNDERVARAIYDSDIPVISAVGHEPDVTISDFVADLRAATPSNAAELAVPNAEDIRETLRGYDIRMVQAMRKQMAQRRSALDNLAGRRVLQSPAAYFDLRRVELDYTRSRLTAAGERWLAARRHGFAQYAAALDAMSPLKVLARGYAVATDADGTVLRSAAKVQPGDPVRVQLQDGALHCTVNNREDAHGKTETDL; this is encoded by the coding sequence ATGGCGCGTACATCCTTTACCGTAACGGAGCTCAACGCCCACATCAAGCAGCTGCTGGATGCGGATGCGCTACTCGGTAATGTCTGTGTGACGGGGGAACTGTCCAACTACAAGGTCTACCCGTCCGGGCACCATTATTTCACGCTCAAGGATGCCGAGAGCAGCCTGCGGTGCGTGATGTTTCGCAGCAGCGCGCAGTCGCTGCGCTTTCGCCCGGCGAGCGGAATGAGCGTTGCGGCCATCGGCCGCATCGCGGTCTATCCGCGCGACGGGGCATATCAGCTCTACTGTACGCGGCTCATTCCGGGCGGTGTGGGCGACTTGTATGCCGCCTACGAGCAGCTCAAGGAGCAGCTGCAGAAGGAGGGCCTGTTTGACCGCGCGCACAAAAAGCCACTGCCGCTGTTTCCGCAGCGGATCGCTGTCATCACGTCGGCGGCGGGTGCGGCCGTGCGCGATATCATCCGCGTGCTCGGTAAGCGCTGGCCGGCCAGCGAGGTCGTGCTGCTGCCCGTGCGCGTGCAGGGGACGGAGGCACCGGCGGAGATCGCCGGAGCGATCCGGTATGCCAACCGCTATCGGGTCGGCGACCTCATCATCACCGGCCGCGGCGGCGGTTCGATCGAGGATCTGTGGGCGTTCAATGACGAGCGTGTCGCGCGGGCGATCTACGATTCGGATATCCCGGTCATTTCCGCCGTCGGGCACGAGCCGGATGTGACGATCTCGGACTTTGTGGCCGATTTGCGCGCCGCGACACCGTCGAATGCGGCGGAGCTGGCCGTGCCGAACGCGGAGGACATCCGCGAGACGCTGCGCGGGTATGATATCCGCATGGTGCAGGCGATGCGCAAGCAGATGGCACAGCGCCGGTCCGCACTGGACAATCTGGCCGGCCGCCGTGTGCTGCAGTCTCCGGCGGCTTATTTCGATCTCCGGCGCGTGGAGCTGGACTATACCCGCAGCCGCCTGACGGCGGCGGGGGAGCGCTGGCTCGCCGCGCGCAGACATGGTTTTGCGCAGTATGCGGCGGCGCTGGACGCGATGAGCCCGTTGAAGGTGCTTGCCCGCGGCTACGCTGTGGCGACGGATGCCGACGGCACGGTGCTCCGCTCGGCGGCAAAGGTGCAGCCGGGCGATCCGGTTCGTGTACAGCTTCAGGACGGTGCATTGCACTGCACCGTAAACAACAGGGAGGATGCCCATGGCAAAACAGAAACTGACCTTTGA
- the nusB gene encoding transcription antitermination factor NusB: protein MTRTVAREIAIQLSFAAQLAGDDARETADTFFSREYFATLAEEDPLFLEYPDEKQLDYIRRLTGLVYDHMYELNHMIEKYARGWRLERISRVAAAIMRCAMCEILYMDDVPNAAAINEAVELAKGYEEPETVAFINGVLGSFVRGEVEPEAEAEEASAEAPADEPEQTPENGAEA from the coding sequence ATGACAAGAACGGTTGCGCGTGAGATCGCGATCCAGCTCAGCTTTGCCGCGCAGCTCGCCGGGGACGATGCCCGCGAGACGGCGGATACTTTCTTCAGCCGCGAGTATTTTGCGACGCTGGCGGAGGAAGACCCGCTGTTTCTGGAATATCCGGACGAGAAGCAGCTCGATTATATCCGCCGGCTGACCGGTTTGGTCTATGACCATATGTACGAGCTCAACCACATGATCGAAAAATATGCCCGCGGCTGGCGGCTGGAGCGCATTTCCCGTGTTGCCGCGGCGATCATGCGCTGCGCCATGTGCGAGATCCTCTATATGGACGACGTACCGAATGCCGCCGCGATCAATGAGGCGGTGGAACTGGCCAAGGGCTATGAAGAGCCGGAGACGGTGGCGTTTATCAACGGCGTGCTCGGCAGCTTTGTGCGCGGCGAGGTCGAGCCGGAGGCCGAAGCGGAAGAAGCATCCGCTGAAGCGCCGGCCGATGAACCGGAGCAGACGCCCGAGAACGGCGCCGAAGCCTGA
- a CDS encoding Asp23/Gls24 family envelope stress response protein: MPENYITCQDEKGSINISEDVVAAMVRAAITEVDGVAGVATSTGTELAELLGIKSAAKGIKVQIVDGTMTVDTIITVRYGCSVVAVAKAVQESVTSAVESMTGMGKPIVNVHVSGVAFDK, from the coding sequence ATGCCGGAAAATTATATTACTTGCCAGGATGAAAAGGGCAGCATCAATATCTCTGAGGACGTCGTTGCCGCCATGGTGCGCGCAGCGATCACGGAAGTGGACGGCGTCGCCGGTGTTGCGACCTCTACCGGTACGGAGCTGGCCGAGCTGCTCGGCATCAAGTCTGCCGCCAAAGGCATCAAGGTGCAGATCGTCGACGGCACGATGACGGTCGATACGATCATTACGGTGCGCTATGGCTGCAGCGTCGTGGCGGTCGCAAAGGCCGTGCAGGAATCGGTCACGAGCGCGGTCGAGTCCATGACCGGCATGGGCAAGCCCATTGTGAACGTGCATGTGTCCGGTGTGGCCTTCGACAAATAA
- a CDS encoding S-layer homology domain-containing protein, translated as MVDRTWKPDDLSRFVDAGSVGSWALDAMKDAVAINAISGVPVDGRLYIQPARNATRAEAAKILMMFHETMTK; from the coding sequence ATGGTCGATCGGACCTGGAAGCCGGATGATCTGAGCCGCTTTGTGGATGCCGGCAGCGTCGGCTCCTGGGCGCTGGACGCGATGAAGGACGCCGTTGCGATCAACGCGATCTCCGGCGTCCCGGTCGACGGCCGCCTGTACATCCAGCCGGCCAGAAACGCGACACGCGCGGAGGCTGCAAAGATCCTGATGATGTTCCATGAGACGATGACCAAGTAA
- a CDS encoding GHKL domain-containing protein yields MQLSHYTALTSQYEANRRIRHDILHHVNTIRYLLENGQQQEATEYAGQFLAENQRSSQLGQCDNPVIDAFLYGRVQEAKAQGITVETHIILPVELPVSNTDLVIVFGNLMDNAVEACAKLENPKIELNAHIERGYLVITESNPAVPEPEGRKQRRIPELERGVGMQILKSVAEKYQGSCMSETGNGNYSVSVFLKLGQAKEGNAIYAENSCV; encoded by the coding sequence ATGCAGCTGAGCCACTATACAGCCCTGACTTCGCAGTACGAGGCTAACCGCCGCATCCGGCACGACATTCTGCACCACGTCAATACGATCCGGTATCTGCTTGAAAACGGTCAGCAGCAGGAGGCAACGGAGTACGCCGGGCAATTTCTGGCCGAGAATCAGCGCAGTTCACAACTCGGGCAGTGCGACAACCCGGTCATTGACGCCTTCCTCTATGGCCGCGTTCAGGAGGCAAAGGCACAAGGGATCACTGTTGAGACGCACATTATTCTGCCGGTCGAGCTGCCGGTCTCGAACACGGACCTTGTCATCGTGTTCGGCAATCTCATGGATAACGCCGTCGAGGCGTGCGCAAAGCTCGAAAATCCCAAAATCGAGCTGAATGCGCACATTGAAAGGGGGTATCTGGTCATTACGGAATCCAATCCCGCTGTACCTGAACCGGAGGGACGCAAACAGCGCCGCATTCCAGAGCTGGAGCGCGGCGTGGGAATGCAGATCTTGAAGTCAGTCGCAGAAAAGTACCAGGGCAGCTGTATGAGCGAAACAGGAAATGGTAATTATTCCGTGTCCGTATTTCTGAAGCTGGGCCAGGCAAAAGAAGGTAATGCAATTTATGCTGAAAATAGTTGTGTGTGA
- a CDS encoding LytTR family DNA-binding domain-containing protein — protein sequence MLKIVVCDDDALCCKEIVKGIRDTLGSTPADISDFRDPTLLLEHLRKTDCQPHIALLDICMPEQDGIRLAQSMKQYAPFCQIIFLSSYLSYATEVYETEHIYFILKSQLHQRIGPALHQALTALGDRSVQITAQKDGSTHVIALQDVLYLERNLRKTKVITQQGVFLTQESPETLISGSGHFVRCHQSCWVNLKHVQAIGSNHFTMDSGSGIPISRTYLQEAKQRFLHELIHI from the coding sequence ATGCTGAAAATAGTTGTGTGTGACGATGATGCGCTTTGCTGTAAAGAAATCGTTAAAGGTATTCGGGACACACTCGGATCTACACCTGCAGACATCTCCGATTTCCGCGATCCCACACTGTTGCTGGAACACCTGCGCAAAACCGACTGTCAGCCGCACATTGCCCTGCTGGATATCTGCATGCCGGAACAGGATGGCATCCGTTTGGCGCAAAGCATGAAGCAGTACGCGCCCTTCTGCCAGATCATTTTCCTCAGCAGCTACCTCAGCTATGCAACAGAGGTATACGAAACCGAACATATCTACTTTATCCTAAAGTCGCAGCTCCACCAGCGGATCGGCCCTGCGCTGCATCAAGCCCTGACCGCGCTGGGCGATCGTTCTGTGCAGATCACGGCGCAGAAAGATGGCAGCACGCACGTGATCGCGCTGCAGGATGTACTGTATCTGGAGCGTAATCTGCGCAAGACAAAAGTGATTACGCAGCAGGGCGTTTTCCTGACGCAGGAATCACCCGAAACGCTGATCAGCGGGTCCGGCCATTTCGTCCGCTGCCACCAGAGCTGCTGGGTAAATCTCAAACATGTGCAGGCGATCGGCAGCAACCATTTCACCATGGACAGCGGATCTGGCATTCCGATCAGCCGCACTTATCTTCAGGAGGCCAAACAGCGGTTTTTACATGAATTGATCCACATTTGA
- a CDS encoding helix-turn-helix transcriptional regulator, with amino-acid sequence MITYAPLWETMKQRRITTYALIKNDSFSRGTLDSLKHNRNITTATPNDLCRILSCRVEDVLAYIPDETEEP; translated from the coding sequence ATGATCACCTACGCCCCACTATGGGAGACGATGAAGCAGCGGCGCATCACGACCTACGCCCTGATCAAAAACGATTCGTTCAGCCGCGGCACATTGGACTCTCTCAAGCACAACCGCAATATTACCACCGCGACGCCCAATGACCTTTGCCGCATTCTCTCCTGCCGCGTGGAGGATGTGCTGGCCTATATTCCGGACGAAACCGAAGAACCGTAA